One Vicia villosa cultivar HV-30 ecotype Madison, WI linkage group LG5, Vvil1.0, whole genome shotgun sequence genomic window, aacaatttttataattaataaatccttaaattcaattaaaaaaaatttattggcaaataatttttttatcatattataatattttttattatactttattgtattttaatcattatttataataaaaaaattatttttttatttattataacattttttacatttttaattatattttaatcattataactaataaaaaacatttattataattaataaaacatttaaatcaattgaaaaaacaaaaaaaaaaacggaCTAGTTAGAGTCCAACTAACCCCTGGCCGGACCCCAACAGGAGAAAAAAGTGCTTCATCAGTCCGGCCAACCCCTGGACGGACCCCAAAAGAAAGTGTGGCAAActggtatttttttttttcatttcatggcATATTGGTATTTTTGTGGCACATGAGTAAAAAAATCGATGAAAAGACTAATACCAAACAGGTATTTTATTATCATACAAGCCTATAAACTATAAGTTCAAAATAACACTTGCCAAATAGAGCCTTAGTCTCTTTAAATAAGTCGATTTTGAACTTCTATGTTTAGAGAAAATCCAATCCAAAGAAAAGAATTCATCTTTTGTGTCCAATAAATTCGCCAAAATAGATTACTAATTCGCCGCTAAAGGAACATCAAAACAGTGTCTAAAACATTGGAAGAAAACCAAAAGCTACACAACATATGTAAGAAACCAGAAAGATTGAACTACATgatagtaataaaaaaaataataacctaGAAATTAATTGGTACTTTTGTTCCAAAATTTTATCAAGACTTTATTCCTTTATAGGGGAAAAGTATGAAGCTGTCTGTTCTGAAATCTTGTCCCTTGGAGTGTGATTGCATCCATCATGTTTTGTCGTTGTAAAAATTGAGCCTCTCACACACTATACTCACTCTTGGGAAATACATAAATTCTCATCTTAGACTAAGACCAGTGTCACCTGAtcgaatattatttttttatgaaaacaatgcaaTTTATATTTATGCGTGTATAAATAGACATAGTAGTATAGTATACAATAATGTTGTTGAATATAACTAGTAGTATCAAATTTGGTTTAACTTTTAAAAACGAATCTTACCTATAATTATCCATGAATGAAAAAGCTGTTTTTGCTTTTCATATTTCTACACTGAAACATTGTATTTTGTATAGACATATAGTACTACTATAGTATGAGTATTATTGTACACTTTTTCCAATACATGTAATGTGTATGTACAAACAAAGTCTAGGAACTCACGGGTAACATTATTGTTATCTATATTCTATGGTATTATAGTGTAGCTAAaaatgagaaaagaaaaaaagaataatattAGGTACTAATTGGTTTGATGCATGATATAGATATATATGCTAGTTATAgggtttgtttttattattatttaaaagtaGGAAAGGACTTTAtgttgttgaagaagaaaacaTTCCCATCCTATTCCATAAGTCTAACTTATATACTCAATCACTACCATTGACTAATATTGAAGCCTAAAAAGGATGAAAAAGTTTAAAGTTTATGGGCCATATTTTGTGACAAGTAGGTATAGTTATAGGTATATAGGTTGATGTTGGATTTGTAAGCAATTGATTAAgtgattttatttatgtttttatctCACTACTACTACTACATGTGTTATGTGTTTTGTATTGCATGCATAAAATCTGATAATACTAATAAATAAGAGACATACAAATAGTAGGATTCAGAATTTGCAGGTAGTAGGCCCTCCACCCAACAAAAAGCTAgaaataattaatcaattataGCTTTCAAATTCTATGCACTATAGCTCGAGAATTGAGTCATTCCATTGTAATAACCAAAGGGTTATACCTAAGAGGCAAacaaagagagatagagagagagaggacaTTGACAGTTTTGTTTATTACTTAACTACCCTCCTATATATGGCCATGTTCAATTTAATTCAATAAATGACTCTGGACCATCCATACAAGATTCCAAATCAGGTAACAGTCATTTTTTCTATATTTTCTTCTATCTCCCCCCACCTCTAATTAATTAAGGCTTATCAATTTTGAAGTTTTCACATGCAACATTTCAAGATAATATAATGTGtaaaaattgattaaagaaagttaATGCATTTAGTCTACATACATTCCATGATGAAAGCAAGGACCAGTTCTTAAAGAGTGTAAGATGAGGGAATTCAAAATTTTGTAATAGTTAAACTGTAATCCAATAAAATCTCTACATATTTTTAAACACctctatatgtttttgtcatgaTTCAATTATGCCTATATTGAAATTCCTATACAAGATTTCCAAAATTTTAAAACGACATTAGTGAAAGTTAGATTTTTTTAAAGTTAGAACATTATAATAATTTCTTTAAACCCTCCCTTATTTAAATGTTATAGTCATTGAAAATGCAACATCCGATAGAGTAACAGTTATATGCGAACAAAGATCTATCAATGTTTGATACATAAATATTTGAATAATATCGTGTTAGATGTCTGTGTCATATAAAACAATATTGTTTATGAATAACTTCAACCAACCATAATAGTAGTCTTTAGATGCGCTATGActaaaaaattaagattttaaaaAACAGTTTGTAACCGCAAAAACGGTCACAACAAAACAGTCACACCGCAACAATTACAATCAATATTGCAATCCTTGTAATGACTAAAATTACAAAAGCTGCATTGCGACCGCAGCTGTTTTTTAAAACCATGAAAAAAAACTACCTAGGTCTTTATTCCCCAAAAAGCACACAAGCTTGTTTCATGTATTTTCTAGAGAAAGAAGACAATACTAAATACAAATACATAGAAGGTTGTAGTGTATAGAAGAGTATAGGTGAAAAAGTGAGAAGTAGTATATCCGTACACGAGTAAATAAGATAAATGTGTGCATGGAGGCAAGCAATAAAATAAAGAATGAGTgaggagagagatagagagagagagagaggggcaGGCAGTTCGGATTTAGAATTAGTGTGAAAGGAACGAGACGTGAAGAGAACAATAAATGAGGTGATGATAACCCTCATCATCGTCACGTCGTTTTTCATTCTCTTCTCCCAATAACAATCTCCCAGAATTccacgctctctctctctcttctctccctcTAAAGCCTAGTCAACTTCATCTCTTCTTTGTCCCATATTAATCCAacactctctctctccctctctctctcttcaacaATGCTTCTTCATCAACCTATATACAAATTACCATAACAACACTCACTTCCAAACACACTTCTATATCTATCAACCATTCCTACTTTCTTATTCTAGTTTCTTTCATTCTTCTTTATATTTATAACCTTTTCTCTTATATCATTCTCACTTAAACCCTAGCATTATGTGGATGGTAGGTTACAATGAAGGTAGTGACTTCAACATGGCTGATTATCCTTTCAATGGAAGAAAACTCAGACCTCTCATTCCAAAGCCACTCACTACTACTTCCTCTTCTACTTCTTCTCCTAACAACAACATTTCAACTACTAATCCTTCCTTAAACCGCATTCATGGCACCAATGATTTCTTCACACAATATCACAACCTTCACCAAGGTATACATATGTACtactatatattttttgtttgtatattttcttttttttgtttgcaTTTTTATGCATGTGATTGTAAAAGTGTTATGTTTTATTATGAATCAGTTGGAGATCAAAGCAAGAGATCAGAGTTGAACAATCCGGCCGCAGTTGTGGTGAGTTCGAGATGGAATCCAACGCCGGAACAGTTAAGAGCACTTGAAGAATTATATAGAAGAGGAACAAGAACACCATCTGCTGAACAAATCCAACAAATCACTGCACAGCTAAGAAGATTCGGAAAAATTGAAGGAAAGAATGTCTTCTATTGGTTTCAGAATCACAAAGCAAGAGAAAGACAGAAACGACGCCGTCAAATGGAATCAGCAGCTGAGTTTGATGCTTCTCTTGAAAAGAAAGACCTAGGTAAacaaaacaagaataaaataatagtttaattgtttttattagtCCATTATTTTACTCACTATGTGTTTGACAAAATCACTGTGAGAATGTTTCTGTTGTTATAATAGGTTTATTTTGCAAATGTAATatgagttttgttttgttttgtttttgttagaGGAATATCCTTGTTATTGTATATGACATGCGTTGctttatcttttttttcttattcGTATTGTTGTTGGTTGAGATGTAAAGTtatattcttttttgtttttctttttgtctACAGGAGCAAGTAGGACAGTGTTTGAAGTTGAACACACCAAAAACTGGCTACCATCCACAAACTCCAGTACCAGTACTCTTCCTCTTGCAGAGGTCTTTTTTTCTACCATTATTACTCACTTCTTAATCCACTTTTATAAAGATCTGATTATTGGTAATTAGTTATATAATGAAAGATGGATATGCACAAGAATGATAAACAATAGGTATAGGTGAAAGAAAGGAGGTTAGTAGgtaagaaaaagaaaagttttGTTGTAAGTAAATTTGTTGGGAAATGAAAAGGTCCTAAAAGCTGCATTACTTCCTTTCTGTCGGGGCTGCTGTTATGAAACTTAGCTGGGCTTTTGGGGCTTGTGCAGTAGTAGCTTTTAGGCACTCTCCATTATATATTCTTCTTTCTATGGAATTGAAAAAAACCATCCATATTCATGATGCAAAAGACAACACTCACCTTCAACACTGCTTTTATTTGACTTCACATAGACCAACATacacctttaaaaaaaaaaaaaaatgtacacTACTATAACTTTGATAACTTTGAGTGCATGCAGCATGCTTATTTGAAATCTGTGCatgctcttttttattttttttaacctatggttttttttatattttttcacctatggttttattttaacttttaattacATTCCTCAGGAATCTGCTTCAATTCAAAGGGTAGCAGCAAAAGCAGATCAGTACTCTAGAACAGATGGATGGGTCCAATTCGATGAAGCAGAAAGAAAAAATTTTATGGAAAGGAATGCCACGTGGCATATGATGCAGTTAACTTGTCCTACCTTCATAAACACTACACAATGTtaccctaataattctaattacaTCCCTTCTACAGCAACAGCTAGCATGGCCACCACCACCTCAACTACAGTAACAACTAGACTAATGGACCCAAAACTCATCAAGAGGACACATGATTTAAGCTTATTCATTTCACCTTTCCACTTAACCAGTAATAGTAGTAGAATCAACACTAGTACTCACACTCAGCATGAAGAATCTGATCAAACACTTCAACTTTTCCCAATAAGGAATGAAGGAGATAATGGAGGCAGTGATGATGTTGATCATAGCATTATTAACCAACACAAAGAGACAGAGATATCATCTTCAGCAATGAATGCACCAAACCAGTTTATTGAGTTTCTACCGTTGAAGAACTGATTAGAATATAttatatgatataaaataaacAAGAGTTTGGTATGCATGTCAAATGACAGGTTTGTATGTTAGGTGTTGGATTTTGTTGGAAAATAGCACTAGTTTTTATTGTTATTGATGTTATGTTTCAAGAAATTGGTGGTGTAATAGACACTGAGTTTGAATGAGGTATTTTCCTTAAAATGCATTTGGACTATGTTGGTTAGTGTTTATTATAGGGCTAATTAGAGTAACTTGATTATTATGTATACACATGTTGGTTCTGATATATGAAAAATGGGAAAGGAAGAATTAAATGAAGAATGTATAAGGAATTTGATGTGAGGGTTTGATTTTGATACATGGTATCTGAAATAGGAATAAGATGTGACAGAAATTGATGTTGAAGTAACTTGAACATGGGTGAGAGAATTGTTTTGTTCTTTTGCTGAATAattggaaagaaaaataaaataaaatggggtTGAATaatggtgtgtgtgtgtgatgcAATCAATGTTGGGGTGAAGTAAAAACTCTGAAGTCCAATTTATGACATTAAAGAAATCACATCAATGCACCAAAAGGGAACAGAAGGGGTGAATAAAAGTAAATCTATGAATTGATTGATATATCCTAtgtattgttattattgtttattttattttgaaacaaattagatattattgttattttcatatataaaacatctttttgaattttgaataataTGAAGTTATAAGAGATGCTTGGTGATTGAAGGTGTGGAATGTAAGAGATGCAACTCTTATGTTTAGGAGTTATAAGAGTGTATGATTTGAATCTTACTTCTTAATGTGACGAATTTAATGGTTAAAACAGGCATTAAATTGGACACTTTCTAAGATCATTGTAATTTCGAGATCTTCTAGGATGGAGGAATTCTTCTGGAGGAAGGTATTAAGATTTTGGAAAAGAACTAGAAGAATTGGACACCTTCTTAGAAGTTCTAATTTTTTTACAATAACTTCTACGAGTAGAATCATGATTTTAAATTTGAGTATGTGATCGCAATATTGCTGATGCGAAAACGGTAGTTTATGTTATCATATTGAAGTGCAATTGCGGCCGGTGTGATTTAAAATAACTTGTTTATCATTAGGAAGTGCATCACATTACTTCTTAAACAATTTTCATTAGAACTCGAAAAATCCTCAAAACTCAATTTACTGATATAATGAAAAATGATTACATGAAAAATCATTAACCACGGTAAGTGCAATCGCAACACCCACAATTATAATTGTATTTTCGACCCATGACTACAATGCGCATTACAATAACTGCAATTTAAAATCATGAATGGAACCAAATTCAGACAAAAACACCACAACCAACCACAGGAAAAAAAACTATAGGGACAAACATTgagttttttatgaaaaattacaAGAAACTAAAACAGATGAAATAAAGGTGTGTTGATAAGAATATTATCAACAATTATTATTAAACTTAACTGTGATGATTAGGTCCTTGGAAAAGTTACATCCTTATGGTATAGAATTTGTTACATTAACTAGGGAATGATCCAACCCTTAAGACTAGGACGTGTCACACAAAGAGGCATCAATCATCATCAGGGTAAATATTACACAGCCAAAATATTCCTCATTCAAACCGTGAGTGGGGGACCATAATTCACACAACTCACTTATATTACATTCTCATTAACTTCTTCATAACTAAGGAGTATTTACAAACCCTACTAGGTCACACACACTAGCTACATCTATAGATATATGTAGCCCTAGAATTTGGCAGTACATATGAGTCAAAAAAATttacaaccaattaataatcttTATGGCTAAAACTGAAAATACTGATACGTAATCAGAATTCTGAAACACCGAAAGCATGTTAGCAAATGAGTTGTTTGTTTTATTCATTGAACTCTTTAAGGTAAAAATCAAG contains:
- the LOC131608217 gene encoding WUSCHEL-related homeobox 1 codes for the protein MWMVGYNEGSDFNMADYPFNGRKLRPLIPKPLTTTSSSTSSPNNNISTTNPSLNRIHGTNDFFTQYHNLHQVGDQSKRSELNNPAAVVVSSRWNPTPEQLRALEELYRRGTRTPSAEQIQQITAQLRRFGKIEGKNVFYWFQNHKARERQKRRRQMESAAEFDASLEKKDLGASRTVFEVEHTKNWLPSTNSSTSTLPLAEESASIQRVAAKADQYSRTDGWVQFDEAERKNFMERNATWHMMQLTCPTFINTTQCYPNNSNYIPSTATASMATTTSTTVTTRLMDPKLIKRTHDLSLFISPFHLTSNSSRINTSTHTQHEESDQTLQLFPIRNEGDNGGSDDVDHSIINQHKETEISSSAMNAPNQFIEFLPLKN